In Pseudomonas sp. P5_109, the genomic window CAGGCATGATGAGGTCTGGGGGCAGTAGGAAAAGCCATGGTCTTGCAAAAGTCTGTGGCGAGGGGGCTTGCCCCCGTTGGGTCGCGAAGCGGCCCCAAATCCGGTGAATGCGGTTTCTCTGTGGAACCCGTCATGCCGAAAGACGACTGCTACGCAGTCGAACGGGGGCAAGCCCCCTCGCCACAAAAGCTGTTCTTTATATCAGCGTCTCGATACGCAAAGAGTTAGTCGATCCCGGCTGCCCAAAGGGCACACCGGCGGTGATCAATAACGTGTCGCCACGCTGCGCCATGCCCTGGGCCTGGGCGATCTCCAGCGCCGTGGAGCAGACTTCGTCGACCTGGCGCAGGCGGTCGTTGACCACCGAGTGCACGCCCCAGGCCACGGTCAGGCGACGAGCGGTCTGCAGGTTCGGCGTCAGGTTTAGGATTGGCACGGTCGGCCGTTCTCGCGCAGCCCGCAGGCTCGACGTGCCCGACTCGCTGTAGTTCACCAGCACCGCCACCGGCAGCACGTTGCTGATGCGGCGAATGGCGCAGCTGATCGCATCGGAAACAGTCGCCTCGGCCTTCGGCCGGCTGACGTCGAGTTGAGTCTGGTAGTCCGGACCGTTTTCCACCTGGCGGATGATCTTGCTCATCATCTGCACGGCTTCGAGCGGGTACTCGCCGGACGCGGTTTCCGCCGACAGCATCACCGCGTCCGCACCTTCGGCCACCGCGTTGGCGACATCGGTTACCTCGGCGCGGGTTGGCGCCGGTGAGAAGCGCATCGACTCGAGCATCTGCGTCGCCACCACCACCGGCTTACCGAGCTGGCGGCAGGTGCTAATGATGTTCTTCTGAATCTGCGGCACGCTTTCGGCCGGCACTTCCACGCCCAGGTCACCACGGGCGACCATGATCGCGTCGCTCAATTCGGCGATCTCGCGCAGTTGCTCAACGGCCGACGGCTTCTCGATCTTGGCCATCAGGAACGCCTTGTCACCGATCAGGGTGCGGGCTTCGCGGATGTCATCCGGACGTTGCACGAACGACAGCGCCACCCAGTCCACACCCAGCTCCAGGCCGAAGGTCAGGTCGCGGCGATCCTTGGCGGTCAGCGGGCTCAGGTCGAGCACCGCTTGCGGCACGTTCACGCCTTTGCGGTCCGACAGTTCGCCGCCATTGAGCACGGTGGTGTCGATGGCGTCGGCGTACTTGGTCACTACCCGCAGGCGCAATTTGCCGTCGTCCAGCAGCAGGTCCATGCCCGGCTCCAGGGCGGCGATGATTTCCGGATGCGGCAGGTTGACCCGGCGCTCATCGCCCGGCGTCGCATCCAGGTCCAGGCGCAAGGCCTGGCCGCGGACCAGTTGCACTTTGCCTTCGGCGAACTTGCCAACCCGCAGTTTCGGGCCTTGCAGGTCCATCAGAATGCCCAATGGATAATTGAGCTGGCGCTCGACTTCACGGATCCACTGAAAACGCTGGGCGTGGTCGGCGTGATCGCCATGGCTGAAGTTCAGTCGGAAGATGTTGACCCCGGCCAGCACCAGCTCACGGATGTCGTCGATGCCGTCGATGGCAGGACCCAGGGTGGCGAGGATTTTGACCTTTTTATCAGGCGTCATGTTTAGTGCTCTCAAGGATCAGAATGGCGCGGAAGTCGTTGACGTTGGTACGGGTCGGCTCGGTGACGATCAGCGCGTCGAGCGCCTCGAAGTAGCCGTAGCCATTGTTGTTGTCCAACTCGTCGCTGGCGCTCAAACCCAGCGCGGCGGCGCGGGCGTAGCTGTCCGGGGTCATGATCGCGCCGGCGTTGTCTTCGGAGCCGTCGATGCCATCGGTGTCGCCGGCCAGCGCGTAGACGCCAGGCAGGCCCTTGAGGCTGTCGGTCAAGCTCAGCAGGAACTCGGCGTTGCGCCCGCCACGGCCATTGCCGCGTACGGTCACGGTGGTTTCACCACCCGAGAGGATCACGCAGGGGGCCGCCAGTGGCTGGCCGTGCAGGACGATTTGTCGTGCGATGCCGGCGTGGACTTTCGCCACCTCGCGGGATTCGCCTTCCAGGTCACCGAGGATCAGCGGACTGAACCCGGCCTGACGGCATTTCACCGCCGCCGCTTCAAGGGATTGCTGCGGGCGGGCGATCAACTGGAAATGACTGCGGGCCAGGCTCGGATCACCGGGTTTGACGGTCTCCGACTCGGGGCTTTGCAGCCAGTTGCGCACCGAGACCGGAACTTCGATGGCGTAGCGCTTGAGGATCGCC contains:
- the pyk gene encoding pyruvate kinase, with the translated sequence MTPDKKVKILATLGPAIDGIDDIRELVLAGVNIFRLNFSHGDHADHAQRFQWIREVERQLNYPLGILMDLQGPKLRVGKFAEGKVQLVRGQALRLDLDATPGDERRVNLPHPEIIAALEPGMDLLLDDGKLRLRVVTKYADAIDTTVLNGGELSDRKGVNVPQAVLDLSPLTAKDRRDLTFGLELGVDWVALSFVQRPDDIREARTLIGDKAFLMAKIEKPSAVEQLREIAELSDAIMVARGDLGVEVPAESVPQIQKNIISTCRQLGKPVVVATQMLESMRFSPAPTRAEVTDVANAVAEGADAVMLSAETASGEYPLEAVQMMSKIIRQVENGPDYQTQLDVSRPKAEATVSDAISCAIRRISNVLPVAVLVNYSESGTSSLRAARERPTVPILNLTPNLQTARRLTVAWGVHSVVNDRLRQVDEVCSTALEIAQAQGMAQRGDTLLITAGVPFGQPGSTNSLRIETLI
- a CDS encoding glycerate kinase, with the protein product MSVDPQQLLRELFATAIDAAHPQQVLEAHLPADRSGRVIVIGAGKAAAAMAQVVERCWQGEVTGLVVTRYGHGAPCEKIEVVEAAHPVPDAAGLAVAKRVLELVSDLSENDRVIFLLSGGGSALLALPAEGITLADKQSINKALLKSGATIGEMNCVRKHLSAIKGGRLGKACWPATVYTYAISDVPGDLATVIASGPTVADPSTSAEALAILKRYAIEVPVSVRNWLQSPESETVKPGDPSLARSHFQLIARPQQSLEAAAVKCRQAGFSPLILGDLEGESREVAKVHAGIARQIVLHGQPLAAPCVILSGGETTVTVRGNGRGGRNAEFLLSLTDSLKGLPGVYALAGDTDGIDGSEDNAGAIMTPDSYARAAALGLSASDELDNNNGYGYFEALDALIVTEPTRTNVNDFRAILILESTKHDA